The Alkalidesulfovibrio alkalitolerans DSM 16529 nucleotide sequence TTAATTGTCAAAGACCTTGAAGCAGTTCCCCGCATCGGGGAAGAGGGTGTCTACCCTCGTGCGTCTCTCTTGTCAACCGCCCTTTGCAACTTTTTTTCGTTCCTCCGGGCGTCCCGCTTCGACCCTTCGGCCGCGTGGCCGTGTCGTCGTCGCGGAAGCGGGTATCTACGGAAAACCATCCCGCCGGTCAAGAGCGAAAATGCTTCCGGGCGCATTTTTTTTCATCTTTCCCCGTGTCATGACAAAACGCATCCTTATAATGCACAATCCGCCTGCCACGCGCCTTTTCCGTCTTCCCCGATCCTCGCCCGTCTCCAGGCCAGGGTCAGAGCGCCGATGAACAGGTGGTCAGCGTGTTGACATACACACGGGATGGGCAGAAGGCACTTCGGTAGCGCAGCAGCCAAAAGGGGGTTTCATGATTCGCAACCTACCGCTCAACGCCAAGCTCACCGCCGCCGTACTCGGACTGGTCATCCTGACCGTCGTCGTGCTCACGAGCGTCAACCTCATCCAGACCCAGCGCACCCTGACCGACGTGGCCATGACCTCCATCAAGGCCCTCGGCGACTCCATCTACCGCGATTTCGAGGCCCAAAATGCCGTGACCGTGGAAAAGGTCGCGGCCGACCTCGTACTTTTGGAGCGCGAGATCGGGCGAAACGGCCTGTTGAACTTCGACGACTACGATATCCGCGCCGTGACCATCACCAACCAGGTCACCCAGGCCACGGAGACGGTCGATCTCCCGGTCTTTCAGGCCGGGCGCACCCCCTTGGACAACCCGCGCCTGGTGGACGAAGTCGTTGACCTGGTGGGCGGTACTGCCACCATCTTCCAGTACCTGCCCGGCAAGATGATCCGCATCTCCACCACGGTACGCCGGGCCGACGGCGAGCGCGCCACCCTGACTTACATCCCCGAGGACTCGCCGGTCTACAAGGCCGTAACCGAGGGTAGAGTCTACACAGGCCGGGCCTTCGTGGTGAACGCCTGGTACCTGACCGCCTACGCGCCCATGAAAAGCATCCACGGCGACCTCCTGGGCATGGCCTACATCGGCCGTCCGATCATGACCGACGCAGTGCGCCACGCTCTGTCCGGGGCCAATATCAACGGCAAGGGCTTCGCCTTCGCCTTCGACGCCAAGGGGGCCATTCTCGAATACCCCGACGACTCCAAGATCGGCCGGAACATCAGCGAGGTCGGCCTGCCCAAGGAAGCCATGGAGATCACCGAGGGCTTCGTCACCTACGTCGAGGACGGCAAGCCTACCACGGCCTACGTGCGTTATTTCCCCGAGTGGGACTGGCGGCTCGCCATGTCCATTCGAGACGCGGATATGCTGCAGGGCGCGGACATGCGCATGTTGCGCTCCGGTGCCGTCGCGGCGGTGGTCATGCTCGCCGTGGGCGGACTCTTGACCTTGCTCATCATCCGTCTGACGACCTCGCCGCTCAAACGGCTGGAGAACTACACGGCCGAGGTCGCCTCGGGCAATTTCGCCGCCTCCATCGACTACTCAGCCAAGGACGCCATCGGCCGCACCGTTGACGGCGTGCGTGCCATGGTCGGTGAGATCAAGAACAAGCTCGGCTTCGCCCAAGGCGTGCTCGACGGCGTCTCTTTCTCCTCGCCCTGCCTGATCACGGATGCGAGCGACAAGGTGACCTTCGTCAACCAGCGGCTGCTCGACCTGCTGCAAAAACCCGGCAGACCAGACGATTACAAGGGCCAGACCATCGGCGAATTCCTCTTTGGCGATCCCTCGCGCGGCAAGCGCACCATGGCCGAGGTGAGAGCCAAAAAGCACGCCGTCTCGGAGATGCAGTACGACTGCGGCCGCGGCGTGTGCAAAACCATGACCGCCAATACGAGCATGATCCACGACCTCGACGGCAAGGAGCTTGGGGCCTTCACCCTGTACTTCGACCTGACCCAGATCCGCCAACAGGAGACGCTGCTCACGAAGAAAAACGAGCAGATCGCCTCCATCGCGCAACAGGCCGGCCTGATCGCCGACCAGGTGTCCTCGGCAGCCGAGGAATTGGCCGCGCAGGTGGAGCAGGCCACGCGCGGCGCGGACCTGCAAAGCTCCCGCGCCGCCGAGACGGCCACGGCCATGGAAGAGATGAACGCCACGGTGCTGGAGGTGGCGCGCAACGCCTCCGAAGCCGCGGGCGGAGCCGAGCAGGCGCGCAACAAAGCCCGCCAGGGCGAGGAGTCCGTGCGTCAGGTCATGGCCTCCATCGCCGAGGTCGCGCGCCAAGCCGATCAGATGGAGCGGGACATGGGCGAGCTCGGCCGCCAGGCCGACGGCATCGGCAACATCATCGGCGTGATCAACGACATCGCGGACCAGACAAACCTTTTGGCGCTCAACGCCGCCATCGAGGCCGCGCGCGCGGGCGATGCGGGCCGGGGCTTCGCCGTGGTCGCGGACGAGGTGCGCAAGCTCGCCGAGAAGACCATGGCCGCCACCAAGGAGGTCGGCTCGGCCATCGCCGCCATCCAGGCCGGAACACAGAAGAGCGTGGCGGCCACCAAGGCTTCGGCCTCCTCGGTGGGCCAATCCACGAACCTGGCCCAGGAGTCCGGCAAGGCCCTGACCGAGATCGTGGGCATCGTGGAGAGCACGGCCGGACAGGTCTCCTCCATCGCCACGGCGGCCGAGCAGCAATCCGCCACCAGCGAGGAGATCAG carries:
- a CDS encoding methyl-accepting chemotaxis protein, whose product is MIRNLPLNAKLTAAVLGLVILTVVVLTSVNLIQTQRTLTDVAMTSIKALGDSIYRDFEAQNAVTVEKVAADLVLLEREIGRNGLLNFDDYDIRAVTITNQVTQATETVDLPVFQAGRTPLDNPRLVDEVVDLVGGTATIFQYLPGKMIRISTTVRRADGERATLTYIPEDSPVYKAVTEGRVYTGRAFVVNAWYLTAYAPMKSIHGDLLGMAYIGRPIMTDAVRHALSGANINGKGFAFAFDAKGAILEYPDDSKIGRNISEVGLPKEAMEITEGFVTYVEDGKPTTAYVRYFPEWDWRLAMSIRDADMLQGADMRMLRSGAVAAVVMLAVGGLLTLLIIRLTTSPLKRLENYTAEVASGNFAASIDYSAKDAIGRTVDGVRAMVGEIKNKLGFAQGVLDGVSFSSPCLITDASDKVTFVNQRLLDLLQKPGRPDDYKGQTIGEFLFGDPSRGKRTMAEVRAKKHAVSEMQYDCGRGVCKTMTANTSMIHDLDGKELGAFTLYFDLTQIRQQETLLTKKNEQIASIAQQAGLIADQVSSAAEELAAQVEQATRGADLQSSRAAETATAMEEMNATVLEVARNASEAAGGAEQARNKARQGEESVRQVMASIAEVARQADQMERDMGELGRQADGIGNIIGVINDIADQTNLLALNAAIEAARAGDAGRGFAVVADEVRKLAEKTMAATKEVGSAIAAIQAGTQKSVAATKASASSVGQSTNLAQESGKALTEIVGIVESTAGQVSSIATAAEQQSATSEEISRAIEDITRVSGETAAGMNQSSQAIAELARRAHELQRLIEEMKA